The Haloplanus sp. CK5-1 genome segment ACGTTGCGGTTGTGGGCGTGAGCACAGTCGATGAAGAGCACGTCCGCGCCGGCCTCGTCGGCGGCGTGGGCGCGGCCGTCCTCAAAGGGACCGACTGCGACGCCGATCCGGAGGGCTCCGGACTCGTCGCGGGCGGCGTTCTCGTGTTCGCGCCGCTGGAGGATCCCCTGCATCGTGACCAGACCGACGAGGCGGTCGTCGTCGTCGACGATCGGAACCCGTTCGATCTTGTGGTCGTACATGAGTTCGAGCGCGTCGCGGGCGGTCACACCCTCGCCGGCCGTGATGACCTCGTCGGTCATCGCCTTGCGCACCTCGTCGGACTCCCCCACTTCGAGGTACGGCCGGATGTCGGTCGCCGAGATGATTCCCAACACGACGTCGTCGTCGTCGACGACCGGTGCGCCGCTGATCCCCTCGTGCTCCATCATCTCGTCGACCTCGCGGACGGTCTGTCCCGGGCGGGCGGTCACCACGTCGTCCCGCCGGATCACCAGTTCGTCGGCCCGCTTCACACGCTCGATTTCGACAACCATCTCATCGACGTCCATGTTGCGGTGGAGCACGCCGATCCCGCCGTTGCGGGCCATCGCGATGCCCAGTTCGCTCTCGGTCACGGTGTCCATCGCCGCCGAGAGGACCGGAATGTTGAGGTCGACGGTCGTCGACACGCGGGTCGAGACGTCGGCCTCGTCGGGTTCGACGTGGCTCTCCATCGGGCGGAGGAGGACGTCGTCGAACGTGAGCGCCTCCGGTACTCGCAGTTTCGCCGAGAAAGGTTCGGAATCGGGAACGTCGTTCGCCATGTAATCCGTCGTCCGGCCGCTCCCAAAAACGTTCCGAGACGCTCTCTCCGGATCGTGTGATTCGTTTCGCACGGCCTCGCCCCGGAGCCCATCGTTCGAAACGTTCGGGGCCAGCACCCCGTGCTTCGGCTGGGCACGCCTGTGCGTCGCCCTCCCACGCAACGTTTAATGGCACAGTAGCCCACGGTTCGAGTATGGTTTCGAAGCGTTCCACCGCCACGCGTAGTGCCGCTCGGACGAGTTCCACCGTGGACTCCGGCATCTCCTTTACAGCGCTGGCGACAGTCAAACGCTTCGGACCCACCGACGTCACCGACCGCGCCGGCGGCAGGTCGAGGGCGTTACACCACCGGTCGGCCGATGGTCACGGCCGCTAGCGTGGTATGAGCGTCTCACAGCACCCGATCGCACTCCGCATAGAGCAGCGTGTCGGTGGCGCGACGAAGCTTCTCGCCACCGTGATGACTCTCCCGCTGATCGACGGCATCTTTCCGGCCTTGATCCTGGCGGGCGCGCTCACCGT includes the following:
- the guaB gene encoding IMP dehydrogenase; translated protein: MANDVPDSEPFSAKLRVPEALTFDDVLLRPMESHVEPDEADVSTRVSTTVDLNIPVLSAAMDTVTESELGIAMARNGGIGVLHRNMDVDEMVVEIERVKRADELVIRRDDVVTARPGQTVREVDEMMEHEGISGAPVVDDDDVVLGIISATDIRPYLEVGESDEVRKAMTDEVITAGEGVTARDALELMYDHKIERVPIVDDDDRLVGLVTMQGILQRREHENAARDESGALRIGVAVGPFEDGRAHAADEAGADVLFIDCAHAHNRNVIDSAREIRESVDADVVVGNVGTREAAEAVVDFADGIKVGIGPGSICTTRVVTGAGMPQITAVSEVADVASRHDVPVIADGGIRYSGDAIKAIAAGADAVMLGSYFAGTEEAPGRVITMNGKKYKQYRGMGSVGAMRSGGGDRYLKEEDDDEGFVPEGVEAATPYKGTLASELHQLVGGMKSGMGYVGAPSIPEFKERARFVRVSSAGQTEGHPHDVMITDEAPNYSPQE